One Monomorium pharaonis isolate MP-MQ-018 chromosome 4, ASM1337386v2, whole genome shotgun sequence DNA segment encodes these proteins:
- the LOC105832146 gene encoding neuroendocrine convertase 1 isoform X1: protein MAVRVCVHFIMQLVIVASASNFIADVSLDDREEWVVRIQGGSQVSSLLAAQSGYKHHGPVLGFKDTYIWLKDDNPSQKKRGNIRLTKALNANSKIIWADQQKTVKRLKRDYISLADLESEKPLMREKRLQLNLYGDALNTISNENHNAVHKLRIFNDELWNQQWYLQDTRTNKALPKLDLNVLPLYRLGITGRGVRIAVLDDGLEYTHDDLRNNYDAAISYDINEGDDDPFPRYDKSGMNGHGTRCAGEIGMEANNQKCGVGVAFEASIGGIKLLDGLVNDRVEGEALGYRSELIDIYTASWGPADDGKSLEAPGRLALEALERGITEGRKGKGNIYVWASGNGGSKSDDCGCDGYVGSIYTVAVGSASQTGRFPWYGERCPATLATTYSSGAYNDQMIATTDLRNTCTTRHTGTSASAPLAAGILALALQVNNDLTWRDIQHLITWSSEYNPLSENPGWFKNAAGFWFNSRFGFGLMNAYALVKASYNWTTVPEKTICKVDNAYIANNRLIYGNSKKLQFDAGNVCRTSGSEIIFLEHVEVEVNLEYSRRGALQMRLAAPSGTTVNILSPRKLDNSNVFIKWKFMSVATWGEDPRGTWILDITDEVGPEWNNGTVGIFTLILHGTMQIPVYRRNGPRIYNDDYNRMRKTYDILESNSVEDEYNQYLSLKSFLPD from the exons ATGGCGGTCAG AGTGTGCGTGCACTTTATTATGCAGCTCGTCATCGTCGCATCTGCATCTAATTTCATTGCCGACGTCAGCCTGGACGATCGCGAGGAGTGGGTCGTCAGGATACAAGGGGGATCACAAGTATCGTCGCTATTAGCCGCTCAGTCCGGCTACAAGCACCACGGTCCG GTTCTTGGATTCAAGGACACATATATATGGCTTAAGGATGATAATCCGAGCCAGAAGAAAAGAGGAAATATTCGCTTAACGAAGGCTCTTAATGCAAACTCTAag ATTATCTGGGCGGATCAACAGAAAACCGTAAAACGACTTAAACGCGATTACATCTCGTTAGCCGATTTGGAATCTGAAAAACCTTTAATGCGAGAAAAACGTCTACAATTAAACTTATACGGAGATGCATTAAATACCATTAGCAACGAAAATCATAATGCTGTCCATAAATTACGGATATTCAATGACGAACTTTGGAATCAACAATGGTATCTG CAAGACACAAGGACGAATAAAGCTTTGCCGAAGCTCGACTTAAACGTTCTGCCTCTCTATCGACTGGGGATAACTGGTCGTGGAGTAAGAATTGCTGTTCTCGACGATGGTTTAGAATACACACATGATGATCTACGGAACAATTAT gaTGCGGCTATTAGTTATGACATAAATGAAGGCGACGATGATCCTTTTCCAAGATACGATAAATCAG GGATGAACGGTCACGGCACCAGGTGTGCCGGCGAGATAGGAATGGAGGCCAACAACCAAAAGTGTGGCGTCGGTGTCGCCTTCGAGGCATCCATCGGGGGCATCAAGCTCCTCGATGGTCTGGTGAATGACCGCGTGGAAGGCGAAGCTCTAGGATATAGATCCGAGCTTATTGACATCTACACGGCTTCCTGGGGACCAGCGGATGATGGAAAAAGTTTGGAGGCACCTGGGAGGCTTGCTCTCGAAGCACTCGAACGTGGCATAACAGAG GGTCGTAAAGGCAAAggtaacatatatgtatgggCTTCTGGGAATGGTGGCTCTAAATCGGATGACTGCGGATGTGACGGGTACGTTGGAAGTATATACACAGTGGCTGTCGGATCAGCCAGCCAAACCGGAAGATTTCCTTGGTATGGGGAAAGATGTCCTGCTACTCTTGCCACGACGTACAGCAGCGGCGCGTATAACGATCAAATGATA GCAACAACGGATCTACGAAACACCTGCACAACTAGGCACACGGGTACTTCAGCTTCTGCCCCATTAGCCGCCGGAATATTGGCTCTCGCGCTGCAAGTAAA CAACGACTTGACGTGGAGGGACATTCAGCATCTGATAACTTGGTCATCAGAATACAATCCTCTCAG CGAAAATCCGGGCTGGTTTAAGAACGCGGCTGGATTTTGGTTTAATTCACGCTTCGGTTTCGGACTTATGAACGCATACGCGCTCGTAAAGGCGAGCTACAACTGGACGACAGTGCCGGAGAAGACTATTTGCAAAGTGGATAACGCATACAT TGCCAATAACAGACTGATTTATGGAAATTCCAAGAAACTGCAATTCGATGCCGGTAATGTTTGTCGGACATCGGGGAGcgagataatatttttggaGCATGTGGAAGTCGAGGTGAATCTCGAGTACTCTCGTCGCGGTGCGCTGCAGATGCGTTTGGCTGCGCCTTCAG GGACTACCGTTAATATTCTAAGTCCAAGGAAGCTAGATAATtctaacgtttttataaagtgGAAATTCATGTCCGTTGCGACGTGGGGCGAAGATCCTCGAGGAACATGGATCCTGGATATAACCGACGAA GTAGGCCCGGAATGGAATAATGGCACTGTTggaatatttacattaattctgCATGGTACTATGCAAATTCCGGTTTATCGCCGGAACGGACCGCGAATTTACAACGACGATTACAATCGAATGCGCAAAACC TATGACATTTTGGAATCAAATTCAGTAGAAGATGAATACAATCAATATCTCTCTCTCAAGTCGTTCCTTCCTGACTGA
- the LOC105832146 gene encoding neuroendocrine convertase 1 isoform X2 → MAVRVCVHFIMQLVIVASASNFIADVSLDDREEWVVRIQGGSQVSSLLAAQSGYKHHGPVLGFKDTYIWLKDDNPSQKKRGNIRLTKALNANSKQDTRTNKALPKLDLNVLPLYRLGITGRGVRIAVLDDGLEYTHDDLRNNYDAAISYDINEGDDDPFPRYDKSGMNGHGTRCAGEIGMEANNQKCGVGVAFEASIGGIKLLDGLVNDRVEGEALGYRSELIDIYTASWGPADDGKSLEAPGRLALEALERGITEGRKGKGNIYVWASGNGGSKSDDCGCDGYVGSIYTVAVGSASQTGRFPWYGERCPATLATTYSSGAYNDQMIATTDLRNTCTTRHTGTSASAPLAAGILALALQVNNDLTWRDIQHLITWSSEYNPLSENPGWFKNAAGFWFNSRFGFGLMNAYALVKASYNWTTVPEKTICKVDNAYIANNRLIYGNSKKLQFDAGNVCRTSGSEIIFLEHVEVEVNLEYSRRGALQMRLAAPSGTTVNILSPRKLDNSNVFIKWKFMSVATWGEDPRGTWILDITDEVGPEWNNGTVGIFTLILHGTMQIPVYRRNGPRIYNDDYNRMRKTYDILESNSVEDEYNQYLSLKSFLPD, encoded by the exons ATGGCGGTCAG AGTGTGCGTGCACTTTATTATGCAGCTCGTCATCGTCGCATCTGCATCTAATTTCATTGCCGACGTCAGCCTGGACGATCGCGAGGAGTGGGTCGTCAGGATACAAGGGGGATCACAAGTATCGTCGCTATTAGCCGCTCAGTCCGGCTACAAGCACCACGGTCCG GTTCTTGGATTCAAGGACACATATATATGGCTTAAGGATGATAATCCGAGCCAGAAGAAAAGAGGAAATATTCGCTTAACGAAGGCTCTTAATGCAAACTCTAag CAAGACACAAGGACGAATAAAGCTTTGCCGAAGCTCGACTTAAACGTTCTGCCTCTCTATCGACTGGGGATAACTGGTCGTGGAGTAAGAATTGCTGTTCTCGACGATGGTTTAGAATACACACATGATGATCTACGGAACAATTAT gaTGCGGCTATTAGTTATGACATAAATGAAGGCGACGATGATCCTTTTCCAAGATACGATAAATCAG GGATGAACGGTCACGGCACCAGGTGTGCCGGCGAGATAGGAATGGAGGCCAACAACCAAAAGTGTGGCGTCGGTGTCGCCTTCGAGGCATCCATCGGGGGCATCAAGCTCCTCGATGGTCTGGTGAATGACCGCGTGGAAGGCGAAGCTCTAGGATATAGATCCGAGCTTATTGACATCTACACGGCTTCCTGGGGACCAGCGGATGATGGAAAAAGTTTGGAGGCACCTGGGAGGCTTGCTCTCGAAGCACTCGAACGTGGCATAACAGAG GGTCGTAAAGGCAAAggtaacatatatgtatgggCTTCTGGGAATGGTGGCTCTAAATCGGATGACTGCGGATGTGACGGGTACGTTGGAAGTATATACACAGTGGCTGTCGGATCAGCCAGCCAAACCGGAAGATTTCCTTGGTATGGGGAAAGATGTCCTGCTACTCTTGCCACGACGTACAGCAGCGGCGCGTATAACGATCAAATGATA GCAACAACGGATCTACGAAACACCTGCACAACTAGGCACACGGGTACTTCAGCTTCTGCCCCATTAGCCGCCGGAATATTGGCTCTCGCGCTGCAAGTAAA CAACGACTTGACGTGGAGGGACATTCAGCATCTGATAACTTGGTCATCAGAATACAATCCTCTCAG CGAAAATCCGGGCTGGTTTAAGAACGCGGCTGGATTTTGGTTTAATTCACGCTTCGGTTTCGGACTTATGAACGCATACGCGCTCGTAAAGGCGAGCTACAACTGGACGACAGTGCCGGAGAAGACTATTTGCAAAGTGGATAACGCATACAT TGCCAATAACAGACTGATTTATGGAAATTCCAAGAAACTGCAATTCGATGCCGGTAATGTTTGTCGGACATCGGGGAGcgagataatatttttggaGCATGTGGAAGTCGAGGTGAATCTCGAGTACTCTCGTCGCGGTGCGCTGCAGATGCGTTTGGCTGCGCCTTCAG GGACTACCGTTAATATTCTAAGTCCAAGGAAGCTAGATAATtctaacgtttttataaagtgGAAATTCATGTCCGTTGCGACGTGGGGCGAAGATCCTCGAGGAACATGGATCCTGGATATAACCGACGAA GTAGGCCCGGAATGGAATAATGGCACTGTTggaatatttacattaattctgCATGGTACTATGCAAATTCCGGTTTATCGCCGGAACGGACCGCGAATTTACAACGACGATTACAATCGAATGCGCAAAACC TATGACATTTTGGAATCAAATTCAGTAGAAGATGAATACAATCAATATCTCTCTCTCAAGTCGTTCCTTCCTGACTGA
- the LOC105832146 gene encoding neuroendocrine convertase 1 isoform X3 → MAVRVCVHFIMQLVIVASASNFIADVSLDDREEWVVRIQGGSQVSSLLAAQSGYKHHGPVLGFKDTYIWLKDDNPSQKKRGNIRLTKALNANSKIIWADQQKTVKRLKRDYISLADLESEKPLMREKRLQLNLYGDALNTISNENHNAVHKLRIFNDELWNQQWYLQDTRTNKALPKLDLNVLPLYRLGITGRGVRIAVLDDGLEYTHDDLRNNYDAAISYDINEGDDDPFPRYDKSGMNGHGTRCAGEIGMEANNQKCGVGVAFEASIGGIKLLDGLVNDRVEGEALGYRSELIDIYTASWGPADDGKSLEAPGRLALEALERGITEGRKGKGNIYVWASGNGGSKSDDCGCDGYVGSIYTVAVGSASQTGRFPWYGERCPATLATTYSSGAYNDQMIATTDLRNTCTTRHTGTSASAPLAAGILALALQVNNDLTWRDIQHLITWSSEYNPLSENPGWFKNAAGFWFNSRFGFGLMNAYALVKASYNWTTVPEKTICKVDNAYIANNRLIYGNSKKLQFDAGNVCRTSGSEIIFLEHVEVEVNLEYSRRGALQMRLAAPSAGNSIEYYFSAACLFEER, encoded by the exons ATGGCGGTCAG AGTGTGCGTGCACTTTATTATGCAGCTCGTCATCGTCGCATCTGCATCTAATTTCATTGCCGACGTCAGCCTGGACGATCGCGAGGAGTGGGTCGTCAGGATACAAGGGGGATCACAAGTATCGTCGCTATTAGCCGCTCAGTCCGGCTACAAGCACCACGGTCCG GTTCTTGGATTCAAGGACACATATATATGGCTTAAGGATGATAATCCGAGCCAGAAGAAAAGAGGAAATATTCGCTTAACGAAGGCTCTTAATGCAAACTCTAag ATTATCTGGGCGGATCAACAGAAAACCGTAAAACGACTTAAACGCGATTACATCTCGTTAGCCGATTTGGAATCTGAAAAACCTTTAATGCGAGAAAAACGTCTACAATTAAACTTATACGGAGATGCATTAAATACCATTAGCAACGAAAATCATAATGCTGTCCATAAATTACGGATATTCAATGACGAACTTTGGAATCAACAATGGTATCTG CAAGACACAAGGACGAATAAAGCTTTGCCGAAGCTCGACTTAAACGTTCTGCCTCTCTATCGACTGGGGATAACTGGTCGTGGAGTAAGAATTGCTGTTCTCGACGATGGTTTAGAATACACACATGATGATCTACGGAACAATTAT gaTGCGGCTATTAGTTATGACATAAATGAAGGCGACGATGATCCTTTTCCAAGATACGATAAATCAG GGATGAACGGTCACGGCACCAGGTGTGCCGGCGAGATAGGAATGGAGGCCAACAACCAAAAGTGTGGCGTCGGTGTCGCCTTCGAGGCATCCATCGGGGGCATCAAGCTCCTCGATGGTCTGGTGAATGACCGCGTGGAAGGCGAAGCTCTAGGATATAGATCCGAGCTTATTGACATCTACACGGCTTCCTGGGGACCAGCGGATGATGGAAAAAGTTTGGAGGCACCTGGGAGGCTTGCTCTCGAAGCACTCGAACGTGGCATAACAGAG GGTCGTAAAGGCAAAggtaacatatatgtatgggCTTCTGGGAATGGTGGCTCTAAATCGGATGACTGCGGATGTGACGGGTACGTTGGAAGTATATACACAGTGGCTGTCGGATCAGCCAGCCAAACCGGAAGATTTCCTTGGTATGGGGAAAGATGTCCTGCTACTCTTGCCACGACGTACAGCAGCGGCGCGTATAACGATCAAATGATA GCAACAACGGATCTACGAAACACCTGCACAACTAGGCACACGGGTACTTCAGCTTCTGCCCCATTAGCCGCCGGAATATTGGCTCTCGCGCTGCAAGTAAA CAACGACTTGACGTGGAGGGACATTCAGCATCTGATAACTTGGTCATCAGAATACAATCCTCTCAG CGAAAATCCGGGCTGGTTTAAGAACGCGGCTGGATTTTGGTTTAATTCACGCTTCGGTTTCGGACTTATGAACGCATACGCGCTCGTAAAGGCGAGCTACAACTGGACGACAGTGCCGGAGAAGACTATTTGCAAAGTGGATAACGCATACAT TGCCAATAACAGACTGATTTATGGAAATTCCAAGAAACTGCAATTCGATGCCGGTAATGTTTGTCGGACATCGGGGAGcgagataatatttttggaGCATGTGGAAGTCGAGGTGAATCTCGAGTACTCTCGTCGCGGTGCGCTGCAGATGCGTTTGGCTGCGCCTTCAG CTGGAAATTCAATTGAATACTACTTCAGTGCGGCCTGTTTATTCGAAGAACGATAA
- the LOC105832146 gene encoding neuroendocrine convertase 1 isoform X4 has protein sequence MAVRVCVHFIMQLVIVASASNFIADVSLDDREEWVVRIQGGSQVSSLLAAQSGYKHHGPVLGFKDTYIWLKDDNPSQKKRGNIRLTKALNANSKIIWADQQKTVKRLKRDYISLADLESEKPLMREKRLQLNLYGDALNTISNENHNAVHKLRIFNDELWNQQWYLQDTRTNKALPKLDLNVLPLYRLGITGRGVRIAVLDDGLEYTHDDLRNNYDAAISYDINEGDDDPFPRYDKSGMNGHGTRCAGEIGMEANNQKCGVGVAFEASIGGIKLLDGLVNDRVEGEALGYRSELIDIYTASWGPADDGKSLEAPGRLALEALERGITEGRKGKGNIYVWASGNGGSKSDDCGCDGYVGSIYTVAVGSASQTGRFPWYGERCPATLATTYSSGAYNDQMIATTDLRNTCTTRHTGTSASAPLAAGILALALQVNNDLTWRDIQHLITWSSEYNPLSENPGWFKNAAGFWFNSRFGFGLMNAYALVKASYNWTTVPEKTICKVDNAYIANNRLIYGNSKKLQFDAGNVCRTSGSEIIFLEHVEVEVNLEYSRRGALQMRLAAPSEEKRTKS, from the exons ATGGCGGTCAG AGTGTGCGTGCACTTTATTATGCAGCTCGTCATCGTCGCATCTGCATCTAATTTCATTGCCGACGTCAGCCTGGACGATCGCGAGGAGTGGGTCGTCAGGATACAAGGGGGATCACAAGTATCGTCGCTATTAGCCGCTCAGTCCGGCTACAAGCACCACGGTCCG GTTCTTGGATTCAAGGACACATATATATGGCTTAAGGATGATAATCCGAGCCAGAAGAAAAGAGGAAATATTCGCTTAACGAAGGCTCTTAATGCAAACTCTAag ATTATCTGGGCGGATCAACAGAAAACCGTAAAACGACTTAAACGCGATTACATCTCGTTAGCCGATTTGGAATCTGAAAAACCTTTAATGCGAGAAAAACGTCTACAATTAAACTTATACGGAGATGCATTAAATACCATTAGCAACGAAAATCATAATGCTGTCCATAAATTACGGATATTCAATGACGAACTTTGGAATCAACAATGGTATCTG CAAGACACAAGGACGAATAAAGCTTTGCCGAAGCTCGACTTAAACGTTCTGCCTCTCTATCGACTGGGGATAACTGGTCGTGGAGTAAGAATTGCTGTTCTCGACGATGGTTTAGAATACACACATGATGATCTACGGAACAATTAT gaTGCGGCTATTAGTTATGACATAAATGAAGGCGACGATGATCCTTTTCCAAGATACGATAAATCAG GGATGAACGGTCACGGCACCAGGTGTGCCGGCGAGATAGGAATGGAGGCCAACAACCAAAAGTGTGGCGTCGGTGTCGCCTTCGAGGCATCCATCGGGGGCATCAAGCTCCTCGATGGTCTGGTGAATGACCGCGTGGAAGGCGAAGCTCTAGGATATAGATCCGAGCTTATTGACATCTACACGGCTTCCTGGGGACCAGCGGATGATGGAAAAAGTTTGGAGGCACCTGGGAGGCTTGCTCTCGAAGCACTCGAACGTGGCATAACAGAG GGTCGTAAAGGCAAAggtaacatatatgtatgggCTTCTGGGAATGGTGGCTCTAAATCGGATGACTGCGGATGTGACGGGTACGTTGGAAGTATATACACAGTGGCTGTCGGATCAGCCAGCCAAACCGGAAGATTTCCTTGGTATGGGGAAAGATGTCCTGCTACTCTTGCCACGACGTACAGCAGCGGCGCGTATAACGATCAAATGATA GCAACAACGGATCTACGAAACACCTGCACAACTAGGCACACGGGTACTTCAGCTTCTGCCCCATTAGCCGCCGGAATATTGGCTCTCGCGCTGCAAGTAAA CAACGACTTGACGTGGAGGGACATTCAGCATCTGATAACTTGGTCATCAGAATACAATCCTCTCAG CGAAAATCCGGGCTGGTTTAAGAACGCGGCTGGATTTTGGTTTAATTCACGCTTCGGTTTCGGACTTATGAACGCATACGCGCTCGTAAAGGCGAGCTACAACTGGACGACAGTGCCGGAGAAGACTATTTGCAAAGTGGATAACGCATACAT TGCCAATAACAGACTGATTTATGGAAATTCCAAGAAACTGCAATTCGATGCCGGTAATGTTTGTCGGACATCGGGGAGcgagataatatttttggaGCATGTGGAAGTCGAGGTGAATCTCGAGTACTCTCGTCGCGGTGCGCTGCAGATGCGTTTGGCTGCGCCTTCAG aagaaaaaagaacgaaAAGCTGA